GGCGCTCACGGTGGAGGACGGCCAACCCGCCTCGCACGCCAAGCGCGGCTGGGAAACGGTGACGGATGCCCTGATCGCGCATGTCGCGCGCGACCCCTCGCCCAAGGTCTTCATGCTGTGGGGCGCCCACGCGCAAGCCAAGCGACTGTTGCTTCCGCCCGACAGTGGCCACCTCGTCCTGATGTCCAATCATCCCTCCCCGCTGTCTGCCCGCCGCCCGCCTGTGCCGTTCCTGGGATGCGGCCATTTCCGGGCCACCAATGACTGGCTGCGAGACCAAGGGAAAAACCCTATTGATTGGGGGCTGGACAAAAAAATAATTCCATTGCAGGGCGAATTCAGGTTATGATCGCCGCACTGCACAAAACGAGTTCGGCATTTACCGCCTTGATTTAGCGGAATTTTTTGCAGACTGCCGGGAAGCCTATCCCCGGCCCCATGCCGAACTATCATCGATTCCTGACCCCTTTCCTTTCGCCCTGCGTTCCATCAGTACAAGAGAACGCGCCACGCGCATGGTTGATCCGGTCGGCACGATGCTCCATCAACCGTCGCCTGGATCCGGCCGCCTAATCCCCTGGCCCGACCAAGCACTGCGTCGCATTGTTTGCGGCAAGGGAAAGTAATGTCTTTCGATACCCTGGGTCTCGCGCCCGCCCTTTTGTCGGCCGTTCAAGAAGCTGGCTTCACCACCCCCACCTCCGTTCAAGCCGCCGCCATTCCGCAAGCACTGGCCGGCCATGACCTGATGGTGTCCTCGCAGACCGGCAGCGGCAAGACCGCCGCCTTCATGCTGCCCGCCCTGCACCGCATCGCCCAGATGCCCGCCAACAAGGGCGTCGGCGTGCAAGTGCTGGTGCTGACCCCGACCCGCGAACTGGCCCTGCAAGTCACGGACGCCACCGCCACCTACGGCCGCAAGCTGGCCGACCTGCGCACCGCAACCGTCGTGGGCGGCATGCCCTACGGCGCGCAACTGAAGGCGCTGTCGCGCCGCGTTGACGTGCTGGTCGCCACCCCCGGCCGCCTGATCGACCACCTGCAATCGGGCCGCGTCAAGCTGAACACCGTGCACACGCTGGTGCTGGACGAAGCCGACCGCATGCTGGACATGGGCTTCATTGAAGATATCGAGACCATCGTCGAGCGTCTGCCTGAAGACCGCCAGACGCTGCTGTTCTCGGCCACGCTGGACGGCACCGTTGCCAAGCTGGCGTCGCGCATGATGCGCGAGCCGCAGCGCATCGAGATCGCCGGCGCCAAGGAAAAGCACACCAACATCACGCAAAGCCTGCTGTACGCGGACGATGCCAGCCACAAGATGCAACTGCTGGATCACGTGCTGCGCGACGCCTCGCTGGATCAAGCCATCGTCTTCACGTCGACCAAGCGCGGCGCGGACGACCTGGCCGACCGCCTGGCCGATCAAGGCTTTGCCGCCGCTGCCCTGCACGGCGACATGAACCAGCGCCAACGCACCCGCACGCTGTCGCAACTGCAGCGCGGCCAGCTGCGCATCCTGGTTGCCACCGACGTGGCTGCCCGTGGCATCGACGTGCAAGGCATCAGCCACGCCGTCAACTTCGACCTGCCGATGCAAGCCGAAGACTACGTGCACCGTATCGGCCGCACGGGCCGCGCCGGCCGCAACGGTCTGGCGTTCACGCTGGCCACGCATTCCGAGCGCCACAAGGTGCGCCGTATCGAACACTACATCGGCCAGTCCATCACCCCTGAAGTGATCGCCGGTCTGGAACCCAAACGCACCCCGCGTCCGTCCACCGGCGGCGGCGGTGGCGGCAAGCCGTATGGCAAGCCTTTCGGCAAGCGTCCCGGCGGTTTCGGCGGCTCGCGTCATTCGGGCGGCTTTGCGGGCAACCGCGACGGCGCACCGCGTGACGGCGCGCCCCGTGAAGGCCGTTCCTTCGGCGGCCCGCGTGGCGAGTTCAAGCCGCGCGAAGGCGGTTACCAGGGCAACCGTCCGTTCGAGGACCGTCCGTTCGCCGATCGTCCCCAGCGTTCCTTCGGTGACCGTCCCAGCTTCGGCGATCGTCCCCAGCGCGAAGGCGGCTACCAGGGCAATCGTCCCTTCGGCGACCGCCCCCAGCGTGAAGGCGGCTTCCGTGGCGGCGACCGCGATTCGCGTCCCAGCTTCGGCGACCGTCCCAGCTATGGCGACCGTCCCCAGCGCGATGCCCGCCCGTTCAGCGAGCGCGGCCCGCGTGAAGGCGGCTTCCGCGGTGGCGATCGCGACGCGCGCCCCAGCTTTGGCGACCGCCCCAGCTTCGGCGACCGTCCCCAGCGCGAAGGCGGCTTCCGCGGCGGTGATCGCCCCGAAGGCGGTTTCCGTGGCAAGCCCTCGTTCGACAAGCGTCCTGGCGCCCCCGCCAAGCGCTTCGGCAAGTCGAACGATCGCCGCGGCTGATCCCGACGCCTGATTCAAAAAGCCCCGCGGCCATGCCGCGGGGTTTTTTTTTGGGACAATGCCGTTTTGCCCACGTTTTCCGCGCCCATGCAACGCCCCGCCCCCGCCAATCTGCCCACGCTTTCCCCCGCCGCGCTAGAACAGAGCGATGCCGCTGCCGCGCATCTGCGCGCCGCGATCGCCTCCAACGGCGGCTGGCTGCCCTTTGATCACTGGATGGCGGAAGCCCTGTATGCGCCCGGGCTGGGCTATTACGCGGCGGGCAACGTCAAGCTGGCCGATGCGGCCGACGACGGCAAGACGCCCGCCGGCGACTTTGTGACCGCGCCCCAGCTCACCCCGCTGTTTGCGCGCACGCTGGCGCGCCAGGCGGCCGAGGTGCTGCGCCAGACCGGCACGCACGACGTGCTGGAGTTCGGCGCCGGCACCGGCGCACTGGCCGAAGGCGTGCTGCGCGAACTGGATGCGCTGGGCCTGCCCGGCACGCGCTACCGGATCCTGGAGGTGTCGGCGGACCTGCGCGCGCGCCAGGCCGACCGGCTGGCGCCCTTCGGCGACCGGGTGGAGTGGCTGGACTCGTTGCCCCACGCGTTCTCGGGCTGCGTGCTGGCCAACGAAGTGCTGGACGCAATGCCCGTCTCGCTCTTTGCCTGGAGCGATGCGGGCCAGGTGCAGGAACGCGGCGTGGCCCTGGATGCGGACGGCGGATTCAAGTGGGAAGACCGGCCGGCCCCCGCGGCACTGGCTGCCGCGGTCACGGCGCGCATGCCCGCGCTACCGGGCTACGTGTCCGAAATCAATCTGCAAGGCGAGGCGTGGATTGCCGCCATGGGAAGCTGGCTCGAGCGCGGCGCGGCGCTGCTGGTGGATTACGGCTTTCCGCGCAGCGAGTACTACCATCCGCAGCGCGCGGGCGGCACGCTGATGTGCCACCTGCGCCACCATGCGCATGGCGACCCCTTCACCGCGCCGGGCCTGCAGGACATCACCGCGCACGTGGACTTCACAGCCATGGCGGACGCCGCG
The DNA window shown above is from Achromobacter spanius and carries:
- a CDS encoding class I SAM-dependent methyltransferase is translated as MQRPAPANLPTLSPAALEQSDAAAAHLRAAIASNGGWLPFDHWMAEALYAPGLGYYAAGNVKLADAADDGKTPAGDFVTAPQLTPLFARTLARQAAEVLRQTGTHDVLEFGAGTGALAEGVLRELDALGLPGTRYRILEVSADLRARQADRLAPFGDRVEWLDSLPHAFSGCVLANEVLDAMPVSLFAWSDAGQVQERGVALDADGGFKWEDRPAPAALAAAVTARMPALPGYVSEINLQGEAWIAAMGSWLERGAALLVDYGFPRSEYYHPQRAGGTLMCHLRHHAHGDPFTAPGLQDITAHVDFTAMADAALTAGMQVLGYTSQARFLMNAGLMDLLAGLDPSDAQAYAQAVAPVQKLLSEAEMGELFKVLAVGRGMTAPLSGFSRGDRLGKL
- a CDS encoding DEAD/DEAH box helicase; this encodes MSFDTLGLAPALLSAVQEAGFTTPTSVQAAAIPQALAGHDLMVSSQTGSGKTAAFMLPALHRIAQMPANKGVGVQVLVLTPTRELALQVTDATATYGRKLADLRTATVVGGMPYGAQLKALSRRVDVLVATPGRLIDHLQSGRVKLNTVHTLVLDEADRMLDMGFIEDIETIVERLPEDRQTLLFSATLDGTVAKLASRMMREPQRIEIAGAKEKHTNITQSLLYADDASHKMQLLDHVLRDASLDQAIVFTSTKRGADDLADRLADQGFAAAALHGDMNQRQRTRTLSQLQRGQLRILVATDVAARGIDVQGISHAVNFDLPMQAEDYVHRIGRTGRAGRNGLAFTLATHSERHKVRRIEHYIGQSITPEVIAGLEPKRTPRPSTGGGGGGKPYGKPFGKRPGGFGGSRHSGGFAGNRDGAPRDGAPREGRSFGGPRGEFKPREGGYQGNRPFEDRPFADRPQRSFGDRPSFGDRPQREGGYQGNRPFGDRPQREGGFRGGDRDSRPSFGDRPSYGDRPQRDARPFSERGPREGGFRGGDRDARPSFGDRPSFGDRPQREGGFRGGDRPEGGFRGKPSFDKRPGAPAKRFGKSNDRRG